The Psychromonas sp. MME1 genome window below encodes:
- the panD gene encoding aspartate 1-decarboxylase has protein sequence MQKTMLTGKLHQARVTHAELNYEGSCAIDQDLLDQAGILEYEQITIYNIENGARFSTYAIVGERGSKMISLNGAAARMAAVGDRIIICTYASLNDAEIAQHKPSLVYLDAQNNVVRTSKDVPVQVA, from the coding sequence ATGCAAAAAACAATGCTAACCGGCAAACTTCACCAAGCTCGTGTGACTCATGCTGAACTTAATTACGAAGGTTCATGTGCTATTGACCAAGATCTGCTTGATCAGGCTGGCATTTTAGAGTACGAGCAAATTACGATTTACAACATTGAGAATGGCGCGCGCTTTTCAACCTACGCAATTGTTGGTGAACGCGGCTCGAAAATGATTTCATTAAATGGTGCAGCAGCTCGCATGGCAGCGGTCGGCGATCGTATTATCATCTGTACCTATGCAAGCCTAAATGATGCGGAAATTGCGCAACATAAGCCCAGCTTAGTGTACTTAGATGCACAAAATAATGTTGTTCGTACAAGTAAAGATGTACCCGTACAGGTTGCTTAA
- the folK gene encoding 2-amino-4-hydroxy-6-hydroxymethyldihydropteridine diphosphokinase translates to MNSYIGIGSNQATPILQIKQAIEALKALPNTELVTVSSLYSSTPMGPQDQPDYVNAVAHLNTQLSALELLDNLQAIEQTQGRVRKENRWGPRTLDLDILLYGDEQINNARLTVPHYGMKVREFVLYPLLEIAADLQLPDGSVLSQLVKQCDRNNLTIINE, encoded by the coding sequence GTGAATAGTTATATCGGTATAGGTAGCAATCAAGCGACGCCCATCTTGCAAATAAAACAGGCTATTGAAGCACTAAAAGCGCTGCCTAACACAGAGCTAGTGACGGTTTCTTCGCTTTACAGTAGCACGCCGATGGGACCGCAAGACCAGCCTGATTACGTGAATGCAGTGGCGCACCTTAACACGCAATTGTCGGCACTTGAATTATTAGACAACTTGCAAGCAATAGAACAAACACAAGGACGAGTACGCAAGGAAAACCGCTGGGGACCGCGCACCTTAGATCTGGATATTTTATTGTATGGCGATGAACAGATAAATAACGCGCGCCTAACCGTTCCGCATTATGGAATGAAAGTACGTGAATTTGTTCTTTACCCCCTATTAGAAATAGCAGCAGATCTACAACTACCCGATGGTAGTGTGCTATCACAATTAGTAAAACAATGTGATAGAAACAACTTAACCATCATTAACGAATAG
- a CDS encoding choice-of-anchor I family protein, giving the protein MKLNLLTSIILSSSLMGCHSTDSSNQASHQTIKLVEQGRYQSHVFDESAAEIVAFDKKLQRAFVVNAESGQVDVLDSADIREPKLLNSLNVATDIKSHFDAFAGAANSVDVFNGLLAVAIEAKNKTDAGWVAFYDTQTLTFIKALYVGSLPDMLTFSANGKQLVVAIEGEPSDNNYAVDPIGEIAIIDIDWQGGALSTALTRLNFEQFNRAGDRFGELPDQLVLNGFNASVAQDLEPEYVAINKDSSKAYVSLQENNAIAVISLTEKKIEKIIALGFKDHLQPGNELDGNDKDGQAMLKSEPAWGMYQPDSVAVVTMAGIDYLITANEGDDRSDWISDLNQAECEAGHYYFNLEDKACADDIKLKDALDSRVYNPLSATNRLDFSEFTELGSQADAVKRLKFSYSATKQFGDINGDGKIDRLLTFGGRSFSIWNMQTGELTFDSGSDFERITAEKYGANFNQTHSKNKAEDRSAKKGPEPEALTTAVIEGKAYAFIGLERMGGIMVYDISEPAQARFVQYLNNRDLSLDPKDNSELNEQGKKIYAVDAGDLGPEGMRFVAAQDSPTNSPILIVANEVSGTTSFYRIDTTQL; this is encoded by the coding sequence ATGAAACTTAACTTACTGACTTCTATTATTCTATCTTCCTCGTTGATGGGGTGTCATTCTACGGATTCGTCGAATCAAGCTTCACATCAAACAATTAAATTAGTCGAGCAAGGTCGTTATCAATCGCATGTTTTTGATGAAAGTGCCGCTGAAATTGTCGCTTTTGATAAAAAATTACAACGTGCTTTTGTTGTTAATGCTGAGTCAGGGCAAGTCGATGTCTTAGATAGCGCGGATATTCGCGAGCCAAAATTATTAAATAGCCTTAATGTTGCCACCGATATTAAATCTCATTTTGATGCGTTTGCGGGAGCGGCGAATAGCGTTGATGTGTTCAATGGTTTGTTAGCCGTTGCCATCGAGGCTAAAAATAAAACTGACGCGGGCTGGGTGGCTTTTTACGATACGCAAACGTTAACTTTTATTAAAGCGCTGTATGTTGGTTCATTACCTGACATGTTAACATTTTCAGCAAATGGTAAACAGCTGGTGGTCGCCATTGAAGGGGAGCCTTCCGATAATAATTACGCTGTTGACCCGATTGGGGAAATTGCCATTATTGATATTGATTGGCAAGGTGGTGCATTGTCCACCGCTTTAACGCGTCTTAATTTTGAGCAGTTTAACCGTGCTGGTGACCGTTTTGGTGAGCTGCCTGATCAGCTTGTATTAAATGGTTTTAACGCATCTGTGGCGCAAGATTTAGAGCCTGAATATGTGGCGATTAATAAAGATAGCAGTAAAGCTTATGTGAGTTTACAAGAAAATAATGCGATTGCGGTGATTTCTCTGACCGAGAAAAAGATTGAAAAAATTATTGCACTCGGTTTTAAAGATCATCTACAGCCGGGTAATGAGTTAGACGGCAATGATAAAGATGGACAGGCGATGTTAAAAAGTGAGCCTGCTTGGGGCATGTATCAGCCCGATTCGGTTGCGGTGGTGACGATGGCAGGAATAGACTATTTGATAACAGCCAATGAAGGTGATGATCGTAGTGACTGGATCAGCGACTTAAATCAGGCTGAATGTGAAGCTGGTCATTACTATTTTAATTTAGAAGATAAAGCTTGTGCCGATGATATTAAATTAAAAGATGCCTTGGATAGTAGGGTTTATAATCCATTGAGTGCGACTAATCGTCTCGATTTCAGTGAGTTTACTGAACTCGGTAGTCAAGCAGATGCTGTTAAACGTTTAAAATTCTCTTATTCTGCGACTAAACAGTTTGGCGATATTAATGGCGATGGAAAAATAGACAGGTTATTGACCTTTGGCGGCCGTTCATTCTCTATTTGGAATATGCAAACAGGAGAACTTACCTTTGACTCTGGCAGTGATTTTGAGCGTATTACGGCAGAAAAGTATGGCGCAAACTTTAATCAGACGCACAGCAAAAATAAAGCGGAAGATAGAAGCGCTAAAAAAGGTCCTGAGCCTGAAGCATTAACGACGGCGGTGATTGAAGGTAAAGCCTATGCCTTTATCGGTTTAGAGCGTATGGGGGGGATCATGGTGTACGATATCAGTGAACCCGCTCAAGCTAGGTTTGTTCAATATTTAAATAATCGAGATTTATCGCTGGACCCCAAAGATAATAGCGAGCTTAATGAACAGGGGAAAAAGATCTATGCGGTTGATGCGGGGGATTTAGGGCCTGAGGGAATGCGCTTTGTTGCCGCGCAAGATAGTCCAACGAATAGCCCAATATTAATTGTTGCCAATGAAGTTAGCGGTACAACTAGTTTTTATCGCATTGATACGACTCAGTTGTAG
- the panB gene encoding 3-methyl-2-oxobutanoate hydroxymethyltransferase yields MAKISVSGLVKMKQNKQKITCITAYDASFAAIFDQAGIQVLLIGDSLGMVLQGHDSTLPVTVDDIKYHTQSVASTAKNALIIADLPFMSYATPEQTYSNAATLMRSGANMVKLEGGEWLASSIKGLVERGIPVCGHLGLTPQSVNVFGGYKVQGRSEEQADLLIKDALQLEKAGVQLLVLECVPVPLAARVSEALQIPVIGIGAGNETDGQILVMHDAFGISAGFCPKFSKNFLIETGDIRRAVALYKEQVENGTFPTAEHSFY; encoded by the coding sequence ATGGCTAAAATTAGCGTTTCTGGTTTAGTAAAAATGAAACAAAACAAGCAAAAAATAACCTGTATTACAGCTTATGATGCAAGTTTTGCTGCCATTTTCGATCAAGCTGGTATTCAAGTACTATTAATAGGTGATTCATTAGGAATGGTACTTCAAGGGCATGATTCCACACTTCCCGTGACGGTTGATGATATTAAATATCATACCCAATCCGTTGCCAGTACCGCAAAAAATGCACTTATTATCGCAGACTTACCTTTTATGAGTTATGCCACACCAGAGCAAACCTATAGCAATGCAGCGACCCTAATGCGCTCTGGTGCCAACATGGTTAAATTAGAAGGTGGAGAATGGCTTGCGTCAAGCATAAAAGGTTTAGTCGAACGAGGCATCCCCGTATGTGGACATCTCGGTCTAACCCCACAATCGGTCAATGTTTTTGGTGGTTACAAAGTACAAGGGCGCAGTGAAGAGCAAGCCGATTTACTAATTAAAGATGCATTACAACTAGAAAAAGCAGGCGTTCAACTTTTAGTATTAGAATGCGTCCCCGTTCCGCTGGCCGCGCGTGTCAGTGAGGCATTGCAAATACCCGTTATTGGTATTGGTGCAGGCAATGAAACCGATGGACAAATTTTGGTGATGCATGATGCCTTTGGTATTTCAGCCGGCTTCTGCCCCAAATTTTCCAAAAATTTCTTAATTGAGACCGGTGATATTCGCCGAGCTGTTGCACTCTATAAAGAACAGGTGGAAAACGGCACTTTCCCTACCGCTGAACACAGTTTTTACTAA
- the pcnB gene encoding polynucleotide adenylyltransferase PcnB: MFSKQQKQTPTATLEQYKIPREQHSISRKNIDENALKVLYRLHNAGFRALLVGGGVRDLLLGLKPKDFDITTDATPEEVKALFRNCRLIGRRFRLAHILFGREVIEVATFRGHHDDNHAQDKQKVKQSQAGMLLRDNVYGSLEEDAERRDFTVNALYYDIADFALYDFCGGMDDLAERKLTLIGDPEVRYREDPVRMLRAIRFAGKLDLTISTECAEPIRRLAPLLQDIPAARHFDEVIKLLLSGHGLTTYRLLKEYKLLQMLFPILFKDGEDDKATAIIEQALRDSDARIKARQRVTPAYIYAIMLWYPLEQRAQEMSFESGIEYHDAFLLAMNEVLNIQVKTIAIPKRFTATIRDIWMLQLRLPRFGGKRAQRVYQHIKFRAAFDFLSLRAKVEQTTELAELTAWWQEYQLHNKLPEHDHGRQQINKATEYKPDANKRPKKRRYHKPKRADKTVNKSE, translated from the coding sequence GTGTTTAGCAAGCAACAGAAGCAAACACCAACGGCAACGTTAGAGCAATACAAAATTCCACGTGAGCAACACTCTATCTCACGCAAAAATATCGATGAAAATGCCCTAAAGGTACTGTATCGACTGCATAATGCCGGATTTCGTGCCTTATTGGTTGGCGGTGGCGTTCGCGATTTACTACTTGGTTTGAAACCAAAAGATTTCGATATCACAACAGATGCAACCCCCGAAGAAGTGAAAGCCTTATTTCGTAACTGTCGCTTAATTGGTCGCCGATTCCGCTTAGCTCATATTCTATTTGGACGCGAAGTCATTGAAGTTGCCACTTTCCGTGGTCATCACGATGACAACCATGCCCAAGATAAACAAAAAGTTAAACAATCTCAAGCAGGCATGTTACTCCGCGATAATGTCTATGGCTCATTAGAGGAAGATGCAGAACGACGCGACTTCACCGTTAACGCCCTCTACTATGATATAGCAGACTTCGCCCTTTATGATTTCTGCGGTGGTATGGACGATTTAGCAGAACGAAAATTAACGCTGATTGGCGATCCCGAAGTACGTTACCGAGAAGATCCCGTGCGCATGCTACGAGCGATCCGCTTTGCAGGAAAATTGGATCTAACCATCAGTACAGAGTGTGCTGAGCCGATCCGACGTTTAGCACCGCTTCTACAAGATATTCCAGCAGCGCGTCATTTTGATGAAGTCATTAAATTGCTACTTTCTGGACATGGTTTAACAACCTACCGACTATTAAAAGAATACAAGCTACTACAGATGCTATTCCCCATTCTATTTAAAGATGGGGAAGACGATAAAGCGACCGCTATCATTGAGCAAGCACTACGTGACAGTGATGCGCGCATAAAAGCAAGGCAGCGAGTTACCCCGGCCTATATTTACGCCATTATGTTATGGTATCCGCTTGAGCAACGTGCGCAAGAGATGAGCTTTGAAAGTGGCATTGAATATCACGACGCCTTTTTATTAGCCATGAATGAAGTGCTCAATATTCAAGTAAAAACGATTGCTATCCCGAAACGTTTTACGGCGACAATTCGTGATATTTGGATGCTACAGTTGCGTTTACCTCGTTTTGGCGGAAAACGTGCACAGCGCGTTTATCAACATATTAAATTCCGAGCGGCCTTCGATTTCTTATCCTTGCGAGCGAAAGTCGAACAGACGACTGAATTAGCAGAGTTAACCGCTTGGTGGCAGGAGTATCAACTGCATAATAAATTGCCTGAGCATGACCACGGTCGCCAGCAAATTAATAAGGCCACTGAATATAAACCTGACGCAAACAAAAGGCCTAAAAAACGTAGATACCATAAGCCTAAACGTGCAGACAAAACGGTAAATAAAAGTGAATAG
- the gluQRS gene encoding tRNA glutamyl-Q(34) synthetase GluQRS, producing MSHSLSSPKISYRGRFAPSPSGSLHFGSLIAALGSYLQAKSQQGLWHVRIEDIDPPREVTGASDDILRTLEAYGLHWDGKVVYQSERSEAYEEILSQLNKQAMCYGCSCTRQMIKQQGGIYSGQCREKNLPITNNALRINLSKLSHPISYFYDQLQGEVHFNKRQAEEDFIIKRKDGLYAYNLAVVIDDIEQGITEIVRGADLLETTGKQLSLYQLLDAPAANYIHLPVAVTSPGKKLSKQNHALAIDRRDPIPTLLKALSFLGNPVSADTDVSSCENILKSAVANWSLQKITKQLEIQI from the coding sequence TTGTCTCATTCCCTATCCAGCCCAAAAATAAGCTATCGAGGACGTTTTGCCCCCTCTCCTTCAGGAAGTTTGCATTTTGGCTCTCTTATCGCCGCCCTAGGTAGCTATTTACAAGCCAAATCACAACAAGGCCTTTGGCATGTGCGCATTGAAGATATCGACCCACCTCGTGAAGTCACAGGTGCAAGTGATGATATTCTCCGGACTTTAGAAGCCTATGGATTACATTGGGATGGCAAGGTTGTTTATCAAAGCGAGCGCAGTGAGGCCTATGAAGAGATTCTTTCACAACTTAATAAACAAGCAATGTGTTATGGTTGTAGCTGCACTCGACAAATGATTAAGCAACAGGGCGGCATCTACTCTGGCCAATGCCGAGAAAAAAATTTACCCATAACAAATAATGCCTTACGGATAAATTTAAGTAAATTATCCCATCCTATTAGCTATTTTTATGATCAACTGCAGGGCGAGGTACACTTTAATAAAAGGCAAGCCGAAGAAGATTTTATTATTAAACGTAAAGATGGCCTATATGCTTATAATCTCGCTGTTGTCATCGATGATATTGAGCAGGGCATAACAGAAATAGTACGTGGCGCTGACCTATTAGAGACAACGGGCAAGCAGTTATCTTTATACCAATTATTAGATGCACCTGCAGCAAACTATATTCATTTACCCGTTGCAGTTACCTCACCGGGTAAAAAATTATCCAAACAAAATCATGCCCTAGCGATTGACCGCAGAGATCCTATTCCCACATTGCTTAAGGCACTCAGCTTTCTCGGCAACCCGGTATCAGCGGACACAGACGTAAGCAGTTGTGAAAATATACTAAAATCGGCCGTTGCTAATTGGTCTTTACAGAAAATAACAAAACAGTTAGAAATTCAAATTTAA
- the panC gene encoding pantoate--beta-alanine ligase codes for MLTIENPLQLREKIKQLKQQGKSVAFVPTMGNLHQGHLQLVDEAKKKADIIVVSIFVNPMQFNNAQDLQNYPRTLAEDIQALEAQDVDIVFTPTADVIYPNGLEKQTYVEVPVLSDCLEGELRPGHFRGMTTIVNKLFNLVQPDFACFGEKDFQQLAIVKQMVTDLAMPIEIIPVATVRETTGLAMSSRNNKLSSAEKEIAPLLAKVMNKLAIDVQKQQVEHTTLIEQAVIELENAGFKNDAIHIVDSHTLQPMTEESKEVVILMAAFLGSTRLIDNIVVTCV; via the coding sequence ATGCTGACTATTGAGAATCCTTTACAATTGCGGGAAAAGATAAAGCAATTGAAGCAACAAGGGAAAAGTGTTGCCTTCGTGCCTACCATGGGCAACTTACACCAAGGCCATTTACAGTTAGTGGATGAGGCTAAGAAAAAAGCAGACATTATCGTTGTCAGCATTTTCGTTAATCCAATGCAATTTAATAACGCACAGGATTTACAAAATTACCCAAGAACCCTCGCTGAAGATATACAAGCACTCGAAGCACAAGACGTGGATATTGTATTCACTCCAACAGCAGATGTTATCTACCCCAATGGTTTAGAAAAACAAACCTATGTCGAAGTGCCCGTTTTAAGTGACTGTTTAGAGGGAGAACTTCGCCCGGGTCATTTTCGCGGGATGACCACCATCGTTAACAAACTGTTCAACTTGGTACAGCCTGATTTTGCCTGTTTTGGTGAGAAAGACTTTCAACAACTCGCGATTGTTAAACAAATGGTCACTGATTTAGCGATGCCGATTGAGATCATCCCAGTGGCAACAGTGCGAGAAACGACGGGCTTGGCGATGAGTTCACGGAATAATAAACTCAGTAGTGCAGAGAAAGAGATCGCTCCATTACTGGCAAAGGTGATGAATAAACTCGCAATAGATGTTCAAAAGCAACAAGTTGAACACACAACATTAATCGAGCAGGCGGTCATTGAACTAGAAAATGCGGGCTTTAAAAATGATGCTATTCATATTGTTGATAGCCACACACTACAGCCAATGACAGAGGAAAGTAAAGAAGTTGTGATCCTTATGGCTGCTTTTTTAGGCTCAACACGTTTAATTGATAATATCGTTGTGACTTGTGTATAA
- the dksA gene encoding RNA polymerase-binding protein DksA has translation MPTNDSKKTLGILALAGVEPYTAKSGEEYMDKAQRQHFTKILEAWRTQLREEVDRTVDHMKDEAANFPDPVDRATQEEEFSLELRARDRERRLIKKISKTLKKIEEDDFGYCESCGIEIGIRRLEARPTADLCIDCKTLAEIKEKQIIG, from the coding sequence ATGCCCACTAACGATAGTAAAAAAACTTTAGGTATTTTAGCCCTTGCCGGTGTGGAGCCGTATACAGCAAAAAGCGGCGAAGAATACATGGATAAAGCGCAACGCCAGCACTTTACTAAAATTTTAGAAGCATGGCGTACACAACTGCGCGAAGAAGTTGACCGCACCGTTGATCACATGAAAGATGAAGCAGCGAACTTCCCTGATCCTGTTGACAGAGCAACACAAGAAGAAGAGTTCAGCCTAGAGTTACGTGCTCGTGACCGTGAACGTCGTTTAATTAAAAAAATATCTAAAACACTGAAAAAAATAGAAGAAGATGATTTTGGTTACTGTGAATCTTGTGGCATTGAAATTGGTATTCGCCGCTTAGAAGCGCGCCCAACTGCTGATTTATGTATCGATTGCAAAACATTAGCTGAAATTAAAGAAAAACAAATTATTGGTTAA
- the hrpB gene encoding ATP-dependent helicase HrpB — protein MLPIHHFITQIQTELTQSNALVLQAEPGAGKSTAVPLALLDAPFLGGKKIILLEPRRVAVKSIAFYLAKQLGESVGQRIGYQIRNECKRSANTQLEIVTEGVLTRRLQKDPELSGVGLIIFDEFHERSIHADLALMLALEVQQAYRDDLKLLVMSATIDADLLANYLNNAPIISCPGRTYPVAIDYINNPTTYLEQQVMQALRVVLNEINMGDILVFLPGQGEIKRLLKLAKEQLDSNIEFLPLYGALPLAQQELVLSKTVEHQRRVIFSTNIAETSLTITGITCVIDSGLEKQLNFDVKSGLSRLDTTHISKASATQRAGRAGRLQNGRCIRLWSEAKQHGLHEFQAEEITNKDLSSLVLELSAWGVTQFDMVNWLTPPPEHHFDVACTLNRSLSLMADHNKLTQQGELALTMGLEPRLASMLLHCDSASQQHVASVLAALLSERDILFNADSADIMERVILFNDYLKDRRIAKQNQRINIHVLDQVITLARSFAKSLRIAMLHDPMSLPELNAQVGTLLLRAYPDRLAKIRNVNSNRYLLANGRGVTLREGDALQGSQWLVVCDCDGKNKDGYIYSAATVSMAQINSVLASSFKTNHHYLLDDKKEKVIGREQLLYHSLLLQEKIVNTIPENDFVKCVADIVKQEGLGFLNWTKKCAGWLARAEWLGGVMDSFPPINERYLMNELENWFLPYISHIKTIKQLRQYHLIDLLMATLTWQEREMLESHAPEFYQAPSGKSIAIRYDPHQGPTVSVVLQEMFGQLSSPKLANNSIAIRFELLSPASRPIQTTSDIANFWCTSYFDVAKEMRGRYPKHRWPEKPLEERPGRSIKVSK, from the coding sequence GTGCTTCCGATCCATCATTTTATTACGCAAATACAGACAGAGCTTACTCAATCCAACGCATTGGTACTTCAGGCTGAGCCCGGTGCGGGTAAATCAACAGCTGTGCCATTGGCATTACTCGATGCGCCTTTTTTAGGTGGGAAAAAGATTATTTTATTAGAGCCGCGACGTGTCGCTGTTAAGTCGATCGCCTTCTATCTCGCGAAACAGTTGGGGGAAAGTGTCGGCCAACGCATTGGTTATCAGATTCGTAACGAGTGTAAGCGTTCTGCTAATACGCAGCTGGAAATTGTTACTGAGGGGGTATTAACGCGTCGTTTGCAAAAGGACCCAGAGTTGAGTGGGGTGGGGTTGATTATTTTTGATGAATTTCATGAGCGGTCAATTCATGCTGATTTAGCATTAATGTTAGCCTTGGAAGTGCAACAAGCCTATCGCGATGATTTAAAATTATTAGTCATGTCTGCGACGATAGATGCTGATTTACTTGCCAATTACCTGAATAACGCGCCGATTATTAGCTGCCCTGGGCGAACTTACCCCGTTGCCATTGACTATATCAATAATCCTACAACTTACCTTGAACAGCAAGTGATGCAGGCGCTGAGAGTTGTTTTAAATGAGATTAATATGGGCGATATATTAGTTTTTTTACCCGGGCAAGGGGAGATAAAACGGCTGTTAAAATTGGCTAAGGAGCAATTAGATTCGAACATCGAGTTCCTGCCATTATATGGCGCATTACCACTGGCACAGCAAGAGTTGGTGCTTAGTAAAACAGTTGAGCATCAACGTCGAGTGATATTTTCGACGAATATTGCTGAAACCAGTTTAACGATTACAGGTATTACTTGTGTCATTGATTCTGGTTTAGAAAAACAGTTAAATTTTGATGTTAAAAGCGGATTGTCTCGGCTAGATACAACGCATATATCTAAAGCGTCAGCCACACAACGAGCTGGGCGAGCCGGACGTTTACAAAATGGACGTTGTATTCGCCTATGGAGCGAAGCAAAACAGCATGGATTGCATGAATTTCAAGCCGAAGAGATCACCAATAAAGATTTAAGTAGTTTAGTGCTAGAGCTTTCTGCGTGGGGCGTGACGCAGTTTGATATGGTGAACTGGTTAACGCCTCCTCCTGAACATCACTTTGATGTCGCCTGCACGTTGAATCGATCATTGTCGCTAATGGCGGATCATAATAAGCTAACTCAGCAGGGGGAGTTGGCGCTAACAATGGGGCTAGAACCAAGATTAGCGAGTATGTTGCTGCACTGTGATTCAGCATCGCAACAACATGTCGCCTCTGTTTTGGCGGCATTATTGAGTGAGCGTGATATTTTATTCAATGCCGATAGCGCTGATATTATGGAGCGGGTGATCCTGTTTAATGACTATCTTAAGGATAGAAGAATAGCCAAGCAAAATCAGCGCATTAATATTCACGTATTAGATCAAGTTATCACCTTAGCGAGATCCTTTGCTAAATCGCTGCGCATAGCGATGTTACACGACCCCATGAGTTTGCCAGAATTGAATGCGCAGGTCGGCACCTTGTTACTAAGGGCATATCCTGACCGTCTAGCGAAAATACGCAATGTAAATAGTAATCGCTATTTGCTTGCCAATGGTCGCGGAGTGACGCTTCGTGAGGGTGACGCTTTGCAGGGGTCGCAGTGGCTTGTTGTCTGTGACTGCGATGGTAAAAATAAGGATGGTTACATTTATAGTGCAGCGACCGTTTCCATGGCGCAGATTAACAGTGTGCTGGCATCGTCGTTTAAGACAAATCACCATTACCTATTAGATGATAAAAAAGAGAAGGTGATTGGTAGAGAGCAATTACTTTATCACTCACTGCTGCTGCAAGAAAAAATAGTCAATACCATTCCTGAGAATGATTTTGTAAAATGCGTTGCTGATATTGTAAAGCAGGAGGGGCTTGGGTTTCTTAATTGGACGAAAAAATGTGCAGGGTGGTTAGCAAGGGCTGAGTGGCTAGGCGGCGTAATGGATAGCTTTCCGCCGATTAATGAGCGTTATTTAATGAATGAATTGGAAAACTGGTTTTTGCCTTACATTAGCCACATTAAAACGATTAAACAGCTGAGACAATATCATCTTATCGATTTACTGATGGCAACCTTAACTTGGCAGGAAAGGGAGATGTTAGAGAGCCATGCCCCTGAGTTCTATCAAGCCCCTAGTGGAAAATCGATTGCCATTCGCTACGATCCTCATCAAGGGCCGACAGTATCAGTTGTGTTACAGGAGATGTTTGGTCAGTTGTCTTCACCTAAATTAGCCAATAATAGCATAGCAATTCGCTTTGAATTACTTTCTCCTGCATCACGTCCGATTCAAACAACCAGTGATATAGCTAATTTCTGGTGCACCTCCTACTTTGATGTTGCCAAGGAGATGCGTGGACGATACCCGAAACATCGTTGGCCTGAAAAACCCCTCGAGGAACGCCCAGGGCGTTCGATTAAAGTTAGCAAATAA